CAGAGTCACGCCCTTCTGCTGGGCGACCGTCTGAACTTTGGTCAGGGCAGCGCTATGGTCGTCGACCATCTTCTGCGCAAAAGCTTTGACGTCGCTGTTCTGCGCTTTCTCCAGCGCAATCTTCGCGGCGGCGACTTCATTAATATTGGCCTGCGCCATGTCCTTTAACGCTTTTTCGTCGCCGGCGCTGAGTTTGGCATCCGATGAGGTCTGGCTTGCGGCGCCAGTCTGCGCGGTACTCGCTGGCGTCTGGGCTTGCACGCTGAGAGTGCTGAACATCGCTGCGACTGCTGATACCACCAGCAATCCTTTCACGGTTTTGCTCTTCTGCATTTTGTTCTCCTGAAGGCCATGAGTAAGGCTGATGCAAGGTGATTAACCATGCTCAGCCTCAGAGGTAAATGACAATTGCACAGGTCAGTATAGGACAACAATCTGAGATAGCCGTTTGCGTCAGTGTTTTCACGGCCAGACGAAGCGAATAGCAGCAGAGAAACGGAAATAGTCCGTGGAAGCGATGTAAACCGTGATGGCATTTTCTGGCGTGACGCGTTAAAGGGACATTCTCTTTACGGTAAAGGGCAAAAACCTTTTATTCTGACATGACGCATCCATTCTTTTTAACGTGTGGCGAGGGAGGTCTCGTCTGGCTGAAACTGAGAAATTAACGCGCTTTACCCGGCCCTATATCACCCTATTCTCTGCCGGAATACTGTATTGCTCATTTTACAATCCGCCTTGTTTACTTTTCAGTAATTAATAATTTCATGTGGGTATCACTATTACTGCGCGTGCGAAGATTGATTTCTCAGGCGGCTTATTATCATGCCCGCGCTTTTACGCTTTTTTTGATAAAATATATCCTTTTTTATGTGACTTGCGTCACAAATCTGAAGATAGCAATAACCGCACAATTAGCGCGTCTAAAACAAGGAATTTACCATGTTTAATCTTCAGAGAATTGAACCCGCCTTTACGGATGATAGTTATGGTTTTACTCAGAGCCTGCTCGCCTGGCTTAATGGCGACAGCGATAATTCCCCCGCGCTTAACACGCTCCACGAAATAGTCCGGCGCGCCTGGCATGAGAACTCGGCGGTCGATGAGAAAATAGCTCAGCACGCGTTATTTATTATTTACCAGAGCGTACTGGCCCATCCTTTATCAGCGCCCGCCGCACGACAATACGATCCTGCCGCCCTGGAAATAAAAAATATTATCGAACAGCAGTGGATGGCGCATGAATTCGCCGGGCTGGCGATTCCTGATGAAGTGAATACCTCAAAGCATTACGGCGATTATTTAAAAACGGTCTGGCACGCGCATAAGGCGTCGCATCACCCTCTTTTTGAGTTTCTTGAAAAAGATGCCTCCACCCGACAGCTCTATTATTTTTTTAAAAGCGACAGCGCCCTTAATTTAATTTTCTTTGATCTGGTCGCTTACACCCTGATTGGCTCACAGCCGGAAACGCGCGGCACCATCAGCGAAAACCTGTGGGATGAGATAGGCCACGGCGATAACGTCTTCACGCACGTCAATCTCTATAAAGACGTTCTGGCGCGCCAGGACATCACCCTGCCCGCCAATCACTACATCGATATGTACGGCACGGAAGCGCTGGCCGGTCATAACGCGTTTATGCTGGGCTCGGTTAACCGCAAACACTACTACAAATTGCTCGGCGTAATGGCGATGACAGAAGTGTTAGACCCGCCACAATATACAAAACTGGTTAACGGCTGTCTGCGGCTGGGGCTTATCAGTCGCGATGTGAAGTACTATACCGAGCACATCACTATCGACATCAAACACGGCGATGACTGGCTTTATAACGTGATTGATGTCATCGCCGAACGCGACCCGGCGACCCGCAAAGAATTTTATCTGGGCAGTTTATTACGGCTGCGCACCGCCGGGCGTTACTACGATCAACTGATGCAAAAATTGCTCGCGCTGTGATGACGATATGAGCCCGGAGAAACACTCCGGGTTTATTCTGTATGCTGAACGAGAGGTAATCTGTGGCCTATTTACTGCTCGCTCTCGCCGCGATTTTCTGGGGCGGAAATTATGTGGTGGGACATATCCTGGTCCAGTATGTGGACCCGTACGGGTTAAGCCTTATTCGCTGGGGATTTACCACCGCGCTGATGCTGGCGCTTTACTGGCGTCAGTGCTCTGTTGATTTCGCCGTGCTGAGAAAACATCTCGGCATTAATACTCTGCTCTCATTTCTGGGCCAGGTCAGTTTCCCGCTGAGCTTATATATCGGGCTGCAGTACACCACGTCCCTGAACGCCGCGATTTATATCTCCAGTACGCCGTGTCTGGTTCTGCTGATTAACCATTTTGTGTTTCACGAGCGCATTTCGGCCCGCAATATTATCGGCGTGATCGCCAGTACGGGCGGGGTACTATATCTCGCATTTTCCAGCGCTGGCGGCAGCGGCAATATAAAAACCTTCGGCTTGGGCGATGTATTGACCATTATCTCCGCGCTGAGCTGGGCCTTTTACTGCGCGTTTTTACGCCTTAAAGATAAGACGGTGAAAAACACCTCTTTTGTCGCGTTTAGCTCGCTCATCGGTACGATAATTCTGGTGCCGATGTTTATGCTGCATGCGGCGCTGGCGCCGGATTACCGGGGCGTGATTTACACGCTTTCGCCCGCCGTTATCGCAGGCATTCTCTACCTGATTATTTTTCCGTCCTGGTTGTCCTATGTTTTCTGGAATAAAGGCGTTTCGCTGATAGGCACGACCCGCAGTGAAATTTACACCCATCTTATTCCTGTCTCAGGCGGTATCATGGGCATTGTGTTTTTAGGCAACGAACTCAGAAGCTATCACATCATCACGATGGTGCTGATTGTCTTTGGCATCATCTGTTGTTCCTACAGAAATGAGCCCAAAGCCAGCCCTGGCGTGATGGAGCGCTAATCAACAGCGGCGGCGAGGCCGAATCCGCGCCGTTGGGCGCTATACTTAACGTAACTTCCCCATCTGCCGCGAGGGCGACATGCAACGAGAAAATGTCATCTCCCGCAGCCTGGCGTCAGTCGGCTACGACTGGGACAGCCGGGTGCTGGAGATAGCCTTTCATAACGGCGCGGTCTATCACTATCTGAACGTGCCGGAGCAGGTGTATCTCGCGCTGGGCAACGCCCTCTCAAAAGGGCGTTATTTTCGTAAATCCATCAAAGACCGCTTTCCTTACCAGCGCGTGGAATAATCCTCAGGCGTTCGACGCGTTCAGGGCTTTGAGCAGGCCAAACGCCTGCTTCATCTGATCCTCACTCACCACAAAGCCGCGCAACACGCCCTGTCCGTCCATGCCCCGCGCGATAATGCCGCCAGGGCTGATGCTCATCTCCCACATCAGCGCCCGGTTGCCGGTATCGCCCGCCAGATGCAGCGGCATCAGCGGCGTTTTCACTTTAACGAGTATCGCAGGCAGCGTCAGGTTTTGCGCGTTACCGGTGAGGTTTCTGGCGAGCGTCATGGCGCACAGCTGCGCCGGTTGCAGGAACGGCAGCAGTTGCCCGCGGATCTCCGCGCAGTCGCCGAGCGCGTAAATATCCGGGTGGCTGGTGGCAAGCCGGTCATCCACGACAATTCCCCGGCGCGTCACCAGCCCGGCGCGCCGAGCGAGCGTTAAATCGGGCCGCAGGCCAATGGCGCAGACCACCGCGTCTACGCTTTGCTGATGCCCGTCGGTGAGCGTCGCCACCAGCGAATCGTGATGGCGCGCGAGCGACGACAGGCCGGTGCTGAGCCGCAGCGTTACGCCGTGTTGCATCAGCACCGTTTGCAGGCGCGCGCTGATTTCCGGTATCAGTATTGATGAGAGCAGGCTCGTGCTGGTATCCGCCAGCGTCACCTGTTTCCCGGCGCGGTTAAGATCCATCGCAAGCTCGGCGCCAATCAGCCCGCCGCCCAGCACCAGCACGCGTCTGGCGTCGCGCAGCGCCGCCTCGCAGCGGCGATACTCCTGCTGGCTGTTGAGCGTAAACATCAGCTCGCTGCCGCTCACCGGCGGCACCATCGCCTGCGCGCCGGTGGCCAGCACCAGTTGCTGCCAGGGAAAGGTGCCGGCGCTGGTTTCCACAGTGCGCGCGGCGGTGTCGATAGCCGTCACCTGCGTCAACGGATGCAACGCAATGTCGTTCTGTTCCGCCCACTCGCCTGCGCGCTGGCGGGTGAGATCGTCCGCGCGCTGCCCGTTAGTAAACACATGGCTGAGGTCGGGTTTGTTATAGTCATCGCCGCTGTCCGCCGTGATAAGCCGGATCGGACGCGTCCTGTCCTGCTGGCGCAGGTGGCGCACCAGCTGGCGGGCGGCAAAGCCCGCGCCGATAATAATCAGTTCCTCGCGCATGGTTCAGCCCTCGTAAACGTCAAAGACCGATTTGCCGATGCCGCATTCCGGGCAGAGGAACGTCTCCGGCACCTCGTCCCACGGCGTGCCGGGCGCGACGTCCTGATTCGGCTCGCCCTTCGCCGGATCGTAAACCCACTGGCAGACGGTACAGATCATGCACTGCCCCACCGGTTCGTCCGGCTCCTGAATGCCCACGCCGGACGCTTCCGCCACCGCTGGCGCGGTCACAGGCAGCGGCGATAAGGCCCAGGCGCGCGCGATTTCGCGGCCATGCTCGCGGCAGATCTCCAGCGCGTCGAGATCCGGGCGCCACTTGGCCTTCAGGCTGAGCGACATCTCAAACCCGGCGTCCTGCAGGCGGGTGGAAAGCCGGTCGACCGCGCCGCCGCTCCAGCCGTGCGAGCCAAACGCGCTGGCGCGCTTGTTGCGAAAACGCAGACCGGTCATCTCTTCTACCAGCCCGGCGATTTTCGGCATCATCACGTTGTTCATGGTGGAGGTGCCGACCAGCACGCCTTTAGAGCGGAAAACATGCGTGAGGATTTCGTTTTTATCGCTGCGGGCGACGTTGAAAATTTTGACGGCCACGCGCGGGTCCACCTCGTTGATGCCCTGAGCAATCGCATCCGCCATCAGGCGGGTATTACCGGACATGGTGTCGTAGAAAATCGTAATGCGATCTTCCTGGTAATCCGCCGCCCATTTCAGGTACAGCTCCACTATCTGCGTCGGATTCTCACGCCAGACCACGCCGTGAGAGGTGGCAATCATCGCCACCGGCAGGTTGAAGCCGAGGATTTCGGTGATTTTCGGCGTCACCAGGCGGCTGAAGGGCGTGAGGATGTTGGCGTAGTAGCGCTGGCACTGCTCAAACAGCTCAGCCTGATCCACTTCATCGTTGAACAGATGTTCATCGCAGTAGTGCTGGCCGAAGGCGTCGTTGCTGAACAGCACCGCGTCGCCGGTCAGGTATGTCATCATGCTGTCGGGCCAGTGAAGCATCGGCGTTTCAACAAAGATAAGCTTTTTGCCGTTGCCGATGTCCAGGGTGTCGCCGGTTTTCACCACGTTGAAGTTCCACTCCGGGTGGTGGTGATGGCCGTTAATGGAATCGATGCCGTTGGCGGTGCAGTAAATGGGCGTATCCGGAATGCAGTTCATCAGCTCGGTGAGCGCGCCGGCGTGATCTTCCTCGGCGTGGTTGATAATGATGTAGTCGATATCCGCCAGATCGATTTCGCTGCGCAGGTTGTTGACGAAATCCCGGCTGAATTTATGGTCAACGGTATCGATCAGAACGTTTTTCTCTTCGCGAATGAGGTAGCTGTTGTAGCTGCTGCCTTTTAAGGTTTTGTACTCGGTGCCATGAAAATCGCGCACTTCCCAGTCGCGCTGGCCAACCCAAAAAATGTTGTTTTTGACATGAATGTTCATTGCAAGGTTCCTCTGAAATAATCCGGTATGCATCGGGTATTGCAGAGACCGTGCCAGTTTTTAATTATCTGATTTAATAGAATTTATAAATGCATGATTGTCAAAATGACCATCACAGAGTATGGTGTTTTTGACACTCTATTGTGGAATTGACACGATGCCGCTCTCTGCCCAGTCTCTCGCCGCGCTGGCGGTCGATATGCAAAACGGCCTGCCGGGGCGCGACCGTTTTAACCGCATGATCGCCAGCATTCACCGCCTGCTTCACTGCGACGCCACCGC
This DNA window, taken from Cronobacter universalis NCTC 9529, encodes the following:
- a CDS encoding DUF4142 domain-containing protein; the encoded protein is MQKSKTVKGLLVVSAVAAMFSTLSVQAQTPASTAQTGAASQTSSDAKLSAGDEKALKDMAQANINEVAAAKIALEKAQNSDVKAFAQKMVDDHSAALTKVQTVAQQKGVTLPTEPDAKHKAMAAKLEKESGDAFDKMYMENAGTKDHKMVLSKLQSDAKNIKDPDVKALADAHTPVVEEHLKSAEEMSKHSGK
- the norW gene encoding NADH:flavorubredoxin reductase NorW yields the protein MREELIIIGAGFAARQLVRHLRQQDRTRPIRLITADSGDDYNKPDLSHVFTNGQRADDLTRQRAGEWAEQNDIALHPLTQVTAIDTAARTVETSAGTFPWQQLVLATGAQAMVPPVSGSELMFTLNSQQEYRRCEAALRDARRVLVLGGGLIGAELAMDLNRAGKQVTLADTSTSLLSSILIPEISARLQTVLMQHGVTLRLSTGLSSLARHHDSLVATLTDGHQQSVDAVVCAIGLRPDLTLARRAGLVTRRGIVVDDRLATSHPDIYALGDCAEIRGQLLPFLQPAQLCAMTLARNLTGNAQNLTLPAILVKVKTPLMPLHLAGDTGNRALMWEMSISPGGIIARGMDGQGVLRGFVVSEDQMKQAFGLLKALNASNA
- a CDS encoding DMT family transporter; amino-acid sequence: MAYLLLALAAIFWGGNYVVGHILVQYVDPYGLSLIRWGFTTALMLALYWRQCSVDFAVLRKHLGINTLLSFLGQVSFPLSLYIGLQYTTSLNAAIYISSTPCLVLLINHFVFHERISARNIIGVIASTGGVLYLAFSSAGGSGNIKTFGLGDVLTIISALSWAFYCAFLRLKDKTVKNTSFVAFSSLIGTIILVPMFMLHAALAPDYRGVIYTLSPAVIAGILYLIIFPSWLSYVFWNKGVSLIGTTRSEIYTHLIPVSGGIMGIVFLGNELRSYHIITMVLIVFGIICCSYRNEPKASPGVMER
- a CDS encoding KTSC domain-containing protein yields the protein MQRENVISRSLASVGYDWDSRVLEIAFHNGAVYHYLNVPEQVYLALGNALSKGRYFRKSIKDRFPYQRVE
- the norV gene encoding anaerobic nitric oxide reductase flavorubredoxin, with the protein product MNIHVKNNIFWVGQRDWEVRDFHGTEYKTLKGSSYNSYLIREEKNVLIDTVDHKFSRDFVNNLRSEIDLADIDYIIINHAEEDHAGALTELMNCIPDTPIYCTANGIDSINGHHHHPEWNFNVVKTGDTLDIGNGKKLIFVETPMLHWPDSMMTYLTGDAVLFSNDAFGQHYCDEHLFNDEVDQAELFEQCQRYYANILTPFSRLVTPKITEILGFNLPVAMIATSHGVVWRENPTQIVELYLKWAADYQEDRITIFYDTMSGNTRLMADAIAQGINEVDPRVAVKIFNVARSDKNEILTHVFRSKGVLVGTSTMNNVMMPKIAGLVEEMTGLRFRNKRASAFGSHGWSGGAVDRLSTRLQDAGFEMSLSLKAKWRPDLDALEICREHGREIARAWALSPLPVTAPAVAEASGVGIQEPDEPVGQCMICTVCQWVYDPAKGEPNQDVAPGTPWDEVPETFLCPECGIGKSVFDVYEG
- a CDS encoding iron-containing redox enzyme family protein yields the protein MFNLQRIEPAFTDDSYGFTQSLLAWLNGDSDNSPALNTLHEIVRRAWHENSAVDEKIAQHALFIIYQSVLAHPLSAPAARQYDPAALEIKNIIEQQWMAHEFAGLAIPDEVNTSKHYGDYLKTVWHAHKASHHPLFEFLEKDASTRQLYYFFKSDSALNLIFFDLVAYTLIGSQPETRGTISENLWDEIGHGDNVFTHVNLYKDVLARQDITLPANHYIDMYGTEALAGHNAFMLGSVNRKHYYKLLGVMAMTEVLDPPQYTKLVNGCLRLGLISRDVKYYTEHITIDIKHGDDWLYNVIDVIAERDPATRKEFYLGSLLRLRTAGRYYDQLMQKLLAL